Below is a window of Chloroflexia bacterium SDU3-3 DNA.
GCGCGCATCGTAGGTGTCGGTGCGCGACGCGGCCACGGCGGCGGCCAGGGCGGCGGCGGTGGGCTGGTGGAAGAACCGCCCGGTGCGCTCGGGGATCACGGTGTCCAGCGCGCCGCCTGCAGCGTAGGCGATCACCGGGCGACCGGCGGCCATGGCCTCCAGCGGGGTGATGCCGAAATCCTCCTCGCCGGGGAAGATGAAGGCGCGGCAGCGCGAGAACAGGCTTAGGCGCTCCTCCTCGCTCACGTGGCCCACAAAGCGGATGTTCGGCCCGCTGGCCGCCTCCAGCGCGGCGCGGTCGCGGCCCTCGCCGAAGATCACCAGCGGCAGCTTCAGCGCGCTGAAGGCCTGCACCACCAGGTCGAGCCGCTTGTAGGGGATGAGCCGCCCGCCCGCCAGGTAGAAGTCCTCTGGCTCGCGCTCCTCGTAGGGCGCGATCTCCACCGGCGGCGGGATGACCACCGAGTCGCGGTCGTAGTAGCGGCGGATGCGCGCCGCCACCTCGTGCGAGTTGGCCACGAAGGTGTCGACCCGCTTGGCGCTCATCACATCCCACACCCGCACGCTGGTGAGCACCACCGAGAGCACGCCGCGCTGGGGCGCGCTCATCTGCTCGCGCTCGACGTAGGAGCTGGTGCGCCACGCGAAGCGCATGGGCGTGTGGCAGTAGCAGATGTGCTTGGCGTGCGGCGCGGGGATGATACCCTTGGCGAAGGCGCTAGAGCTGCTGAGGATGAGGTCGTACTCGCTCAGGTCGAAGCTCTCGAAGGCGCTGGGGTAGAGCGGCATATAGTGGCGGAAGAACTTCCGCCAGCCCGGCAGCCCCTGCATCCACGATGTGCGGATGTCCCAGGAGCGGTAGAAGTCGGGCATGGTCGACTCGTCGTAGATCGAGGTGTAGATCGGCGCGTCGGGGAACATCTCGTGGATGGCCTCAAGCACGCGCTCCGCGCCGCCGTACTGGTTGAGGTAGTCGTGGACGATTGCGACGCGCATACGCCTCGGCGAGGGAGCCACAGGCAGATGGAGCAGCCCGCCCTGGCGCTCGATGGCTCCACGATCAGTTGTGTAGTGCGGCAGGTGCCGCAGGGGCGTCTCGGCCCGTGTTTCCATGCAGGTGCGCTAGATTTGCGTCTATATAATAATGTTATGTTGCTTAATCCGGCGCATTATAGCAGGGCTAGGCTATACGTGCAATGTAGCGCAGCTGATGCGGAGGTGGTATGCGGGGGCGTGCGGCGCAAAAAAAGGCACCTGGGCGCTGCGCCGCAGTGCCTCTTTCCCCGATGGCGGTTTGGCCTACTTGGGGAAGCCCAGCCCGCGCTCGCGCAGGCTCACGAAGCGGCCCGCGCCGATCACCAGGTGGTCGAGCACATCCACATCGAGCAGCTGGCCGGCGTCGTAGATCTGGCGGGTCACCAGCACATCCTCGGGGCTGGGGGTGGGGTCGCCGCTGGGGTGGTTGTGCACGATGATCACGGCGCAGGCGTTCAGCTTCAGGGCCTCCTTGAAGACCTCGCCCACGCGGATCATGGCGCTGTTCAGGCTACCGACGTAGACGGTGTGGACTTTCTGGACGCGGTTTTTGGTGTCTAGCGCGATGGCGCGCAGGTGCTCCTGATCCAGGTGGCTCATCTCCATCTGCATCAGCTGGGCCACATCGGTGGGCGACTTGATCTGGAAGCGCTGGCCATGGGATGCCAGCAGCAGCCTGCGCCCGATCTCCAGGCATGCCTTGAGCGTGGCGGTCTTGGCCTCGCCGAGGCCGTGGTAGCCGCACAGGCTCTCGAAGTCGGCCTGCACCAGCCCGGCCCAGCCGCCGTGGTCGGCCAGCAGCTGCTGCGAGAGCTGGAGCACGTTCTGGCCCTGCACGCCCACGCGCAGCAGGATGGCCAGCAGCTCGGCGTCGCTCAGGGCCTGCGGGCCGTGCTTGCGCAGGCGCTCGCGCGGCAGCTCGCTTGGGGGTAGATCGCTCATGCGCAGCATGTAGTCGCCCATGGTTCCCTCGCTGTGTGATGCGTGTTTCGACACCACTATGCTACCGCAGGCCGCTAGGCATGGTTACGAGGGATGATGCTACAGTTTCTTGTGGTGGTAGCGCAATCCTATGTGAAGTGCGCAGCACAAGCATAGGCCTAATGGGAAAGGATGATGAAAGATGGCATTCTCAGATGAAGCGGATGGGTGCGATAAACAAAAGAACCCACGTTGGACGGGAGAAAGCGAAAATCGATGCGTGATTGTGCTTACGCGGAAAGATAGCGAAATACTGGCTAGAGCATTTTTATGCAAAGATATGTCAAATCAGGCATTTGCTGCAGCATTTACCCGGTATGGTAAAGATGTCATTAATCGCTCATAATCGGCCCGACTGGTTGCAGCCTCGATGATGATGGTTCTTCGTGGGTAGTGGGTGGATGCCCATGGCGGGGTTCCAAGGGTTCCACGCCCTTGGAACCCCGCCATGGGCATCACCCCTCAACAGGTGTCACTTTTCCCGTCGGCGCTGGGCGTTTTTTCTTTCAGCGATGGCATTGGTCGATGTTTGGTGGGTGGATGCCCTGCGCGGGCGGCGCCTAGGGGCCAGCCCCTAGGAACCCCGCGAGGGGGCGTAGCCCCCTTCGAAACCCCCAATGTTGGGCGTTCCCGTGCTGTTTTCCTGGCGGCTGGTGTTCGTGCATATGGCCAGTTTGCATGAGCGACACCTTCGCCGCATGGGCCGGGTGGGTAAGGTGGAGCGGCGATCTTGGCTCATGTGCAATGTAGGCGAAGTACTTGTTTTCAGCATTGTTTGCAGCTAACAATGTGGGGAATGGTTTGGTATATGGTTTTGTTCTGTACCCTATCTACGCCCCTGCGCCGCTCAGCCGGGCGATCTGCTCGGCGCTCAGGGCGAGGCTGGCGGCGGCCAGATTCTCGCGCAGCTGCTGGGCGTCGCTGGCGGCAATCACGGGGGTGGCGGCGGGCGAGCTGCGCAGCAGCCAGGCCAGCACCACCTGGCCGGGCGAAGCGCCCAGCTCCTGGGCCACCTGGGCCAGGGCGCGCAGGCGGGCCTGCGAGTCGGCGGTGGCGTACTCGGGGGGCAGGGGGCGGTCGGCGCGGGTGTAGGCCCCGCCCAGCAGCGGCGAGTAGGCCATGATCCGCATGTCGGGGTGGGCGCGGCAGTAGTCGAGCAGGTCGGCGTCGGCGCTCACCTGCAGGCCGAAGTCGGCGCTGGGGCTGGGGCGCAGGTAGGTGTGGCGCTGCTGCACGCAGCAGTAGGCGGCCCAGCCGTGGCGCTGGCAGAGCGCGCGGGCCTCGGCCAGCCGCCAGGCCCGCAGGTTGCTGCAGCCCACCGCGCGCACCTTGCCCGCGCGCACCAGGCGGTCGAATGCCTCCAGAGTCTCCTCCAGCGGCGTGTCGCGGTCGTCGATGTGGGCGTAGTACAGGTCGATGTAGTCGGTCTGCAGGCGGCTGAGGCTCTGCTCGACCTCGGCGATGATGGTCTTGGCGGCCAGGCCCTGGCGGCTCTCTAGCCCGCCGCCGGGCACCGTGGGCAGCGCGCCGACCTTGGTGGCCAGCACCACGCGCTGGCGTGCGCCGCGCTGGCGCATCCAGCGGCCCAGCAGCAGCTCGCTCTCGCCGCCCTGGCCGCCCTCGGCCCAGAAGGCGTAGTTGTTGGCGGTGTCGAGAAGATCCCCTCCCGCGCCCACAAACTGGTCGAGCAGGTCGAACGACGTGCGCTCGGGCGTCCTGGTGCCGAAGTACATGCAGCCCAGGCTCAGCTCGCTAGCCTCCACCCCCGTCGTACCCAGTGCGATCTTCCTCATAGTTGTGCCCCTGTTCTTCGCCCGCAGCCTGCAGCCGCTCGCCCCAGGCGCGGTAGTGCGCCAGCTTGGCGTCGAGCAGGCCGAGCGTGTGCTGGATGATGTCGATCTGGCGGTGGAGCGCCTGCCGGTGGGCTTCGAGGATCGCCACCCGCTGCGGGATGGTGTGCGCGCCCTGCCGCACCAGCGCGGTAAACCGCTGCATGTCGGCTATCGGCATATCGCTCTCGCGCATGTGCAGGATGAGCGTGATCCACTCCATGTCGGCCTCGGTGTAGCGCCGGTGGCCGCTGTCGGCTCGCCCCACCGGGTCGAGCAGGCCGATGCGCTCGTAGTAGCGCAGGGTGTGGACGCTCAGGCCAGTGCGCAGCGCCACCTGCTGGATGGTTAGCTCGGTGTCCATCGCTGTTGCTCCGTCGCCATAGCGGCAGTCTACAAGTTAGAGTTCACTCGAAGTCAAGGGGCATTGTGGCGCGTGGCCCCAGCCGCAGGCCGGGGCCACATGGGGCGTGGGCTAGGCATTCACCCCGGCGAACAGGTCGCGCTCGCGCGGGCCGCCAGCCCAGGCCGGCACCACGCGGGTGAAGCTCTCGCCCGCGTAGATCTGGCTGCGCACTGGGGCGGGCAGCCTGCCCAGCACGCCGCGCCCGCTGGTCTGGCTGGCGTGGGCGTCCCAGGCCTTTTCCTTCTGGGCCAGGAAGGCCGCGCTGTTCACCCTGGTGGTGGTGGGGGTGATCTCGCCCGCGATCTTGGTCAGGTCGACATCCTGGTTGGTGCCGAAGCGGCGCGGGTCGCGGCCAAAGAGCGGCATGATCCGGATGGCGGCGCGGATGAAGCCAGCGCCGAAGGTGGAGTAGTAGAGCTTCTGGGGCTGCCACGGCTCCAGCCCGGTGGCCACCTGCTCGGGGTAGAGCGTGGGGTTGGCGGCGGCCTGAAAGGCGGCCACGGTGGCGCGGTGGGCCATGATGTGGTCGGGGTGGCCGTAGCCGCCGTAGGGGTTGAAGGTGAGCACCACCTGGGGCCGCAGCGCGCGGATGAGGCCCACCACCTGCCCGGCGGCGCGC
It encodes the following:
- a CDS encoding glycosyltransferase family 4 protein: MRVAIVHDYLNQYGGAERVLEAIHEMFPDAPIYTSIYDESTMPDFYRSWDIRTSWMQGLPGWRKFFRHYMPLYPSAFESFDLSEYDLILSSSSAFAKGIIPAPHAKHICYCHTPMRFAWRTSSYVEREQMSAPQRGVLSVVLTSVRVWDVMSAKRVDTFVANSHEVAARIRRYYDRDSVVIPPPVEIAPYEEREPEDFYLAGGRLIPYKRLDLVVQAFSALKLPLVIFGEGRDRAALEAASGPNIRFVGHVSEEERLSLFSRCRAFIFPGEEDFGITPLEAMAAGRPVIAYAAGGALDTVIPERTGRFFHQPTAAALAAAVAASRTDTYDARAIRRHAEGFGREVFRRRLMALIEEMTAT
- a CDS encoding JAB domain-containing protein, with protein sequence MGDYMLRMSDLPPSELPRERLRKHGPQALSDAELLAILLRVGVQGQNVLQLSQQLLADHGGWAGLVQADFESLCGYHGLGEAKTATLKACLEIGRRLLLASHGQRFQIKSPTDVAQLMQMEMSHLDQEHLRAIALDTKNRVQKVHTVYVGSLNSAMIRVGEVFKEALKLNACAVIIVHNHPSGDPTPSPEDVLVTRQIYDAGQLLDVDVLDHLVIGAGRFVSLRERGLGFPK
- a CDS encoding aldo/keto reductase → MRKIALGTTGVEASELSLGCMYFGTRTPERTSFDLLDQFVGAGGDLLDTANNYAFWAEGGQGGESELLLGRWMRQRGARQRVVLATKVGALPTVPGGGLESRQGLAAKTIIAEVEQSLSRLQTDYIDLYYAHIDDRDTPLEETLEAFDRLVRAGKVRAVGCSNLRAWRLAEARALCQRHGWAAYCCVQQRHTYLRPSPSADFGLQVSADADLLDYCRAHPDMRIMAYSPLLGGAYTRADRPLPPEYATADSQARLRALAQVAQELGASPGQVVLAWLLRSSPAATPVIAASDAQQLRENLAAASLALSAEQIARLSGAGA
- a CDS encoding MerR family transcriptional regulator; its protein translation is MDTELTIQQVALRTGLSVHTLRYYERIGLLDPVGRADSGHRRYTEADMEWITLILHMRESDMPIADMQRFTALVRQGAHTIPQRVAILEAHRQALHRQIDIIQHTLGLLDAKLAHYRAWGERLQAAGEEQGHNYEEDRTGYDGGGG
- a CDS encoding GlcNAc-PI de-N-acetylase codes for the protein MLIVYAHPDDESFGNAGTIARYTSAGVDVHYACATRGECGEMDPKLLEGYADIAARRTAELRAAAEAIQLSSIHFLGYRDSGMQGSEANQHPLAYCNADIQRAAGQVVGLIRALRPQVVLTFNPYGGYGHPDHIMAHRATVAAFQAAANPTLYPEQVATGLEPWQPQKLYYSTFGAGFIRAAIRIMPLFGRDPRRFGTNQDVDLTKIAGEITPTTTRVNSAAFLAQKEKAWDAHASQTSGRGVLGRLPAPVRSQIYAGESFTRVVPAWAGGPRERDLFAGVNA